One segment of Candidatus Anoxymicrobium japonicum DNA contains the following:
- a CDS encoding phosphoribosylglycinamide formyltransferase, with amino-acid sequence MMRIGVLASGSGTNLEAIAQAIDDGDVPAEIAVVVSDNPSAFALERARRRGIATKVIELTDFPDRSAFDRAIVEILREAKVDLVVLAGYMKLVGHEIIDAFRDRIMNIHPALLPCFPGERGVVDALEHGVKVTGVTVHFVDEGLDSGPIIAQEAVLVEEGDDLETLHNRIHLSEYRIYPRAIRLFATGRLTVDGRRVKILSSP; translated from the coding sequence ATGATGAGGATCGGAGTTCTGGCTTCAGGCTCGGGGACCAATCTCGAGGCTATCGCGCAAGCGATTGATGACGGTGACGTTCCCGCTGAGATCGCGGTGGTCGTGAGCGACAACCCATCCGCGTTTGCCCTCGAGCGGGCCCGGCGCAGGGGCATCGCGACGAAAGTCATCGAACTTACCGACTTCCCCGACAGGTCGGCGTTTGACCGGGCGATTGTCGAGATACTGCGAGAAGCGAAGGTGGATCTGGTCGTTCTGGCCGGCTACATGAAGCTGGTGGGGCATGAGATCATAGATGCGTTCCGGGACAGGATAATGAATATCCACCCGGCTCTCCTTCCGTGCTTTCCCGGTGAGCGCGGTGTGGTGGACGCGCTCGAACACGGTGTAAAGGTAACAGGGGTTACGGTTCACTTCGTTGACGAAGGCCTCGACTCCGGGCCGATCATCGCGCAGGAGGCGGTGCTGGTGGAAGAGGGCGACGACCTGGAAACGTTGCATAACCGCATACACCTCTCGGAGTACCGGATATACCCTCGCGCGATCAGGCTTTTCGCAACGGGGCGGCTGACAGTCGATGGGCGTCGGGTGAAAATACTTTCTTCTCCTTAA
- the purH gene encoding bifunctional phosphoribosylaminoimidazolecarboxamide formyltransferase/inosine monophosphate cyclohydrolase (involved in de novo purine biosynthesis) translates to MPRIKRALISVSDKTDVVWFARELDAMGVEIISTGGTYKLLRENNIAATPVAEVTGFPEMLDGRVKTLHPKIHGGILADRGNPDHMRQVEYQKIPLIDLVVVNLYPFAQTVAKPGVTREDAIENIDIGGPTMVRAAAKNHANAAVVVKHSRYRTIIEEMKKSGGELSVETCRDLAREAFTHTAEYDAMISSYLTGQEGMGGEFLDSLVVGFKKASSLRYGENPHQSAALYAEQGTVGGSLATAPQVHGPAVSFNNILDGEAAWNCVLEFDEPACVIIKHNNPCGVAVDDRLSVAYEKALDCDPVSAFGSVIAINRPLDKDTAEAMKSNFIELLLAPSFEEEGLAVLKEKENIRILEMGDIADPQASGKDFRRIHGGLLAQEYDTDPYDRSSWKVVTPNEPTASLWEDIIFAWKVCKHVKSNAIVLAKSKATVGIGAGQMSRVDSAMIAVEKAGPRAAGCSVASDAFFPFPDAVEKVAGAGAVAVIQPGGSKKDADALTVCEKHGMAMVMTGRRHFRH, encoded by the coding sequence ATGCCCAGGATAAAGCGTGCTCTCATAAGCGTTTCCGACAAGACGGATGTGGTGTGGTTCGCGCGCGAGCTTGACGCGATGGGGGTCGAAATAATTTCAACAGGCGGCACGTACAAGCTTCTGAGAGAGAACAACATTGCCGCAACGCCGGTGGCGGAAGTGACGGGCTTCCCCGAGATGCTCGATGGGAGAGTAAAGACGCTCCACCCGAAAATCCACGGAGGGATACTTGCCGACCGCGGGAATCCTGACCACATGCGACAGGTTGAGTATCAGAAAATCCCGCTTATCGACCTCGTGGTGGTGAACCTGTACCCCTTCGCTCAGACAGTGGCAAAGCCGGGTGTGACCCGCGAAGACGCTATCGAGAATATCGACATAGGTGGCCCGACCATGGTTCGCGCCGCGGCCAAGAATCATGCGAACGCAGCGGTTGTCGTGAAGCACTCGCGTTACAGGACGATCATCGAGGAGATGAAAAAATCCGGTGGCGAACTGAGCGTCGAGACATGCCGCGACCTGGCTCGCGAGGCGTTCACCCACACAGCCGAGTACGACGCGATGATCAGTTCATATCTCACCGGGCAGGAGGGCATGGGAGGGGAGTTTCTCGACTCGCTCGTGGTGGGGTTCAAGAAGGCATCTTCCCTGCGCTACGGCGAGAACCCCCACCAGTCCGCGGCGCTCTATGCCGAACAGGGCACCGTTGGCGGCTCGCTCGCGACCGCGCCCCAGGTTCACGGGCCGGCTGTTTCCTTCAACAACATTCTCGACGGCGAGGCGGCCTGGAACTGCGTCCTCGAGTTCGATGAGCCGGCATGCGTAATCATCAAGCACAACAACCCGTGCGGGGTGGCGGTTGACGACAGGCTTTCCGTCGCGTATGAGAAAGCGCTCGATTGCGACCCGGTCTCCGCGTTCGGCTCGGTCATCGCTATCAACAGGCCGCTTGACAAGGACACCGCCGAGGCGATGAAGAGCAACTTTATCGAGCTGCTGCTCGCTCCATCGTTCGAGGAAGAAGGCCTCGCTGTCCTCAAGGAGAAGGAGAATATCCGCATCCTCGAAATGGGCGATATCGCCGATCCGCAGGCCAGCGGCAAAGACTTCCGCCGCATCCACGGTGGCTTGCTCGCGCAGGAGTACGACACGGATCCGTACGACCGCTCGAGCTGGAAGGTAGTTACCCCGAACGAGCCCACAGCTTCGCTGTGGGAGGATATTATATTTGCCTGGAAGGTGTGCAAGCACGTCAAGTCCAACGCCATCGTGCTGGCGAAGAGTAAAGCGACCGTCGGCATCGGCGCGGGCCAGATGAGCCGGGTCGACTCCGCCATGATCGCGGTTGAGAAAGCCGGCCCGCGCGCCGCCGGATGCTCGGTCGCCTCGGATGCGTTTTTCCCGTTCCCCGACGCTGTTGAGAAAGTCGCCGGGGCCGGGGCCGTGGCGGTCATACAGCCAGGCGGCTCAAAGAAAGACGCCGACGCCCTCACAGTCTGCGAGAAGCACGGCATGGCGATGGTCATGACCGGACGGAGGCACTTCAGGCACTAA
- a CDS encoding ATPase gives MNKGLYSTNERDVCGLLKTTPEGLASVEAAGRLAEYGENVLQKKAAVPIWRKVAAQFTHTLALLLWLAGILAIFSDQISLGIACFLVVLINAAFSFWQEYRAEQAVESLAKILPRKARVLRDGEEQEIDAETLVPGDIVMLEAGNSVSADARLLEVMEMRVDNSTLTGESEPQIRRSEAIDNRQERLVDLPNFVFASTNVVTGNGKAVVYATGMATEIGKIASLTQEVKEAPSPLQIELGNVSRAIAAIAVSVGFIFFVLGYFVVHLSRTGSFVFAIGLIVANVPEGLLPTVSLALAMGTKRMTDRHSLIKKLSSVETLGSTTVICTDKTGTLTTNEMTVCELWVNGKVVHVSGAGYEPAGDFKIDGRPPTDEERDEIAELARIASFCNNSRLCAPRPPERDRWTILGDPTEAALMVLAKKAGFEYEEKLREYRRYYELPFDSRRKMMTTIHKKTGAPGNRAEGSQQVEALVKGAPQEVLSRCSAIWRPGGPKPITEEEKAEILERNDKYARRSLRVLGFAYREMGDERKHYEVDETERDMVFVGLAAMLDPPRKEIKEALARCRTAGIRVIMITGDYGVTAESIARGIGLVQGTNVRVVSGVEIDGMSEDDLEAALDEPDLIFARVSPEHKMRVALALKSRGEIVAMTGDGVNDAPAIKVADIGVAMGIVGTDVAREAADMILTDDNFASIVSAVEEGRAIYDNIRRFITYIITHNIAEVIPCLLYVMIRIPLPLLAMQMLAIDLGSDLVPALALGAEKPESDVMLRPPRSRKDRLLNKNTIARAYGFLGIIEGAAAMAAFFFVFLLDGWRPSMGISSLPKSGHVYMMATTACFAGIVITQIGNGLSCRSNRESIFKVGFFTNRFYLWGIVSEGLVLLALVYVPGLKNVFRTAHLSGYVWLFMLIGPVVIFFAEEGRKAVVRRVHGTGRDTIEMVVEAEDRKAA, from the coding sequence ATGAACAAAGGTCTTTACTCAACCAACGAACGGGACGTTTGCGGCCTGTTAAAAACGACACCTGAGGGCCTTGCTTCCGTGGAAGCCGCGGGGCGTCTCGCGGAGTACGGTGAGAACGTCCTGCAAAAGAAGGCCGCCGTTCCCATCTGGCGAAAAGTCGCGGCTCAGTTTACACACACACTCGCCCTGCTCCTCTGGCTCGCGGGCATCCTGGCTATATTCAGCGACCAGATTTCTCTCGGCATAGCGTGCTTTCTCGTCGTACTGATAAACGCCGCTTTTTCCTTCTGGCAGGAGTACCGCGCCGAGCAGGCTGTTGAGAGTCTGGCGAAGATTTTACCGCGCAAAGCGCGCGTGCTGCGCGATGGCGAGGAGCAGGAGATCGACGCGGAGACGCTCGTCCCGGGCGATATTGTGATGCTCGAGGCGGGCAACAGTGTGAGCGCCGACGCTCGACTCCTCGAGGTGATGGAAATGCGTGTTGACAATTCGACTTTGACAGGCGAATCCGAACCGCAGATCAGGCGGTCCGAGGCCATCGACAACAGGCAGGAAAGGCTCGTGGATTTGCCGAACTTCGTCTTCGCCAGCACTAATGTTGTGACGGGCAACGGCAAGGCGGTTGTGTACGCCACCGGTATGGCAACCGAGATCGGCAAGATCGCGAGCCTCACGCAGGAAGTGAAGGAGGCGCCTAGCCCTCTCCAGATCGAGCTTGGCAACGTTTCCAGAGCCATTGCCGCGATCGCGGTTAGCGTTGGCTTTATCTTCTTTGTGCTCGGGTACTTCGTGGTTCATCTCTCGCGCACCGGTTCTTTCGTATTCGCGATCGGCCTCATTGTCGCGAACGTGCCGGAGGGATTGTTGCCGACGGTGTCGCTCGCTCTGGCGATGGGAACAAAGAGAATGACGGATCGTCACTCTCTTATCAAGAAGTTATCTTCAGTCGAGACCCTGGGCAGCACGACAGTCATCTGTACCGACAAGACCGGTACCCTCACAACCAACGAGATGACTGTTTGTGAGCTCTGGGTGAACGGCAAGGTGGTCCACGTCTCCGGCGCCGGCTACGAGCCGGCCGGCGACTTCAAGATCGATGGCCGCCCACCCACCGATGAAGAGCGAGACGAGATCGCCGAGCTCGCGCGAATCGCGTCGTTTTGCAACAACTCACGGCTTTGCGCCCCCCGGCCCCCCGAGCGTGACAGGTGGACGATACTGGGAGATCCGACTGAGGCGGCTTTGATGGTTCTGGCAAAGAAAGCTGGCTTTGAGTACGAGGAAAAGCTTCGTGAGTATCGGCGATATTACGAGCTTCCCTTTGACTCACGCAGGAAGATGATGACGACCATCCACAAGAAGACGGGAGCGCCCGGGAACAGGGCAGAGGGGTCACAACAGGTGGAGGCCCTGGTGAAAGGCGCACCACAGGAGGTGCTCAGCCGCTGTTCCGCGATCTGGCGCCCTGGCGGTCCGAAGCCGATAACCGAGGAAGAAAAGGCGGAGATTCTCGAGCGAAACGACAAGTATGCCAGGCGATCACTTCGCGTGCTTGGGTTCGCGTATCGGGAGATGGGCGACGAGCGGAAACATTACGAGGTTGACGAGACCGAGCGCGACATGGTGTTCGTTGGGCTCGCCGCTATGCTGGATCCCCCACGCAAAGAGATCAAAGAAGCGCTTGCCAGGTGCCGGACCGCGGGCATCCGGGTCATCATGATAACGGGTGACTACGGCGTTACGGCCGAGTCGATCGCTCGTGGGATTGGCCTGGTACAGGGCACGAACGTGAGGGTGGTTTCAGGGGTAGAGATCGACGGAATGTCCGAGGACGACCTTGAGGCGGCGCTGGACGAGCCCGATCTGATATTCGCGCGCGTTTCACCCGAGCACAAGATGAGGGTCGCGCTTGCGCTAAAAAGCAGGGGTGAGATTGTCGCCATGACAGGCGATGGGGTGAACGACGCGCCGGCCATCAAGGTCGCCGACATCGGCGTGGCGATGGGCATTGTGGGCACGGATGTCGCGCGCGAGGCCGCGGACATGATCCTGACCGACGATAATTTCGCTTCCATCGTCAGTGCGGTCGAGGAAGGCCGCGCTATATATGACAACATACGCCGCTTCATCACCTATATCATCACGCACAACATAGCGGAAGTAATACCTTGTTTGCTGTACGTAATGATAAGGATCCCGCTTCCCTTGCTGGCCATGCAGATGCTTGCGATTGACCTTGGGTCCGATCTGGTTCCCGCTCTTGCGCTTGGCGCCGAGAAGCCGGAATCGGATGTGATGCTGAGACCGCCACGATCCCGGAAAGACCGGTTGCTCAATAAAAACACCATCGCGAGGGCTTACGGTTTTCTGGGCATCATAGAGGGCGCGGCCGCTATGGCCGCCTTTTTCTTTGTATTTCTGCTGGACGGCTGGCGCCCCTCGATGGGCATCAGCAGCCTGCCAAAAAGCGGTCACGTTTATATGATGGCGACCACAGCGTGCTTCGCCGGCATCGTTATCACGCAAATCGGGAACGGATTGTCATGTCGCAGCAACAGGGAGTCTATCTTCAAGGTCGGGTTTTTCACCAACCGTTTCTACCTCTGGGGGATAGTTTCAGAGGGATTGGTTCTACTGGCTCTGGTATATGTCCCGGGACTCAAAAACGTGTTTCGCACCGCTCACTTGAGCGGATACGTCTGGTTGTTCATGCTTATCGGCCCGGTCGTGATATTCTTTGCGGAGGAAGGTCGAAAAGCGGTGGTTCGGCGAGTTCACGGCACGGGGCGCGACACGATTGAAATGGTTGTTGAGGCGGAAGATCGAAAGGCGGCCTGA
- a CDS encoding TrkA family potassium uptake protein yields MHIVIMGCGRAGARLARKLDEEGHSVAVIDRNPTAFHLLGLEFKGATVTGVGFDPNALIEAGVERADSFVAVSSGDNSNIVSSIVAKDVFHVPRVITRIYDPRRAQIYRRMGIPTVAPVTWGVNRIMDLLFLETSYTRDTFGNGEVELMEARVPETLVGRTTGEFEVPGEIHIASIERLGSAFMPVSGTKLERDDVISVMVLRESIGKFKRMFFGA; encoded by the coding sequence ATGCATATAGTGATCATGGGGTGTGGAAGGGCCGGCGCGCGCCTTGCCCGCAAGCTCGACGAAGAAGGGCATAGCGTCGCTGTCATCGACAGGAACCCGACCGCGTTTCATCTGCTCGGGCTGGAGTTCAAGGGCGCGACCGTCACCGGTGTCGGATTCGATCCGAACGCCTTGATAGAGGCCGGCGTCGAGCGGGCGGACTCGTTCGTCGCGGTCTCGAGCGGAGACAACTCCAATATCGTGTCTTCAATAGTCGCTAAAGATGTGTTTCACGTGCCCAGGGTAATCACCCGCATTTATGACCCGCGGCGCGCCCAGATATACAGACGAATGGGAATACCGACGGTCGCTCCTGTTACGTGGGGAGTCAACAGGATCATGGATCTGTTGTTTCTCGAGACGTCCTACACCAGGGACACTTTTGGAAACGGCGAGGTTGAGCTCATGGAAGCCCGCGTGCCTGAAACGCTGGTGGGCCGTACGACAGGGGAGTTCGAGGTTCCCGGGGAGATACACATCGCGTCGATTGAGAGACTGGGCTCGGCTTTCATGCCTGTTTCCGGCACGAAGCTGGAGCGGGATGACGTCATCAGCGTGATGGTTCTAAGGGAAAGCATCGGCAAGTTCAAGAGAATGTTCTTCGGAGCCTGA